The following proteins are encoded in a genomic region of Cricetulus griseus strain 17A/GY chromosome 7, alternate assembly CriGri-PICRH-1.0, whole genome shotgun sequence:
- the Tmem100 gene encoding transmembrane protein 100 has translation MTEEPIKDNLGSPKSPTPVIMEKSPKSEVVITTVPLVSEVQLMAATGGAELSCYRCIIPFAVVVFIAGIVVTAVAYSFNSHGSIISIFGLVLLSSGLFLLASSALCWKVRQRNKKVKRRESQTALVVNQRSLFA, from the coding sequence ATGACTGAAGAACCCATAAAAGACAACCTGGGATCCCCAAAGTCTCCCACGCCCGTGATAATGGAGAAAAGCCCTAAGAGTGAAGTTGTGATCACCACTGTCCCCTTGGTCAGTGAGGTTCAGCTGATGGCCGCCACAGGGGGCGCCGAACTCTCCTGCTACCGCTGCATCATCCCCTTTGCTGTGGTGGTCTTCATCGCCGGGATCGTGGTCACTGCTGTGGCTTACAGCTTCAATTCTCATGGTTCCATCATCTCCATCTTCGGCCTGGTCCTTCTGTCCTCTGGACTTTTTTTATTAGCCTCCAGCGCCTTGTGCTGGAAGGTGAGGCAAAGGAATAAGAAAGTTAAGAGACGGGAGAGTCAGACAGCTCTGGTGGTAAATCAGAGAAGCTTGTTTGCATAA